Proteins from a single region of Sesamum indicum cultivar Zhongzhi No. 13 linkage group LG5, S_indicum_v1.0, whole genome shotgun sequence:
- the LOC105162287 gene encoding uncharacterized protein LOC105162287 yields the protein MFECIRTKLMSRLQLKREGMEKYGGSICPNILKKINKQRHAARNYFIRWCGGGEYEIDHFLNKYVVDLEKKTCSCGMFQLTGYPCCHACSTIVSKRARMDDYVDDFYNKTVYLKVYNDMIHAVPRAQDYIKTSFQPFKSPKIKKKRGRPKKLRRKGPNELQSNTSTRKVLTHTCSKCLQIGHNKGSCKNEIIQSRSFSR from the exons ATGTTTGAGTGCATTAGAACAAAATTGATGTCTAGGTTGCAATTGAAAAGAGAGGGAATGGAGAAGTATGGAGGATCAATTTGCCCTAATATCCTAAAGAAGATAAACAAGCAACGACATGCTGCaagaaattatttcattagGTGGTGTGGTGGGGGAGAGTATGAAATTGACCACTTCTTGAACAAGTATGTGGTTGACTTAGAGAAGAAAACATGCAGTTGTGGCATGTTTCAATTGACAGGATACCCATGTTGTCATGCTTGTTCAACAATTGTTTCAAAAAGGGCTAGAATGGATGATTATGtggatgatttttataataagaCAGTTTACCTCAAAGTGTATAATGACATGATACATGCTGTCCCTAGAGCACAAGATTACATAAAAACTAGTTTTCAGCCCTTTAAATCTCCtaagattaaaaagaaaaggggcaGACCTAAGAAACTGAGGAGAAAGGGCCCTAATGAGCTGCAGTCAAACACATCAACGCGAAAAGTATTGACGCATACCTGCAGTAAATGCCTTCAAATAGGCCACAACAAGGGCAGCTGCAAGAATGAAATAATCCAAAGTCGAAGTTTTTCAAG gTAA